TTATACCACACCCTGCTTGCAAAAGATCGCATCATGGTGCGCAATCTCATCTGCGAGCGCCGACGCGTGCGCCTACCGGTGCTGCGCCGCTCGCGCCGGCGCTCAACCCTTAAAAAAGGATCGCCGGTGGTTCCCTGGGTGGGGTCCCGCCAACCGTGATCACCCGCTCGACACAACCTGCGCAGAGTGCATAGAGCCGCACACTGTCCTGCTCCGGCCGCAGCCACTTGACCAGCTTGGCCTGGAGTTCGACCAGTTGGCGCCGCGTGAGCCAGCATTCAAACAGCGAG
The sequence above is a segment of the Kallotenue papyrolyticum genome. Coding sequences within it:
- the cas2 gene encoding CRISPR-associated endonuclease Cas2, whose translation is MRSSQDTTLYIVAYDISDNKRRTRVHRVLCGYGTWTQYSLFECWLTRRQLVELQAKLVKWLRPEQDSVRLYALCAGCVERVITVGGTPPREPPAILF